CCGCTCAGCCACATGGCGCTGGTGCTGTCGCGGCCGCCCGACGGCGAGGACGATCCGGCCGAGTTGTCCGGCGAAACGATCGCCGCTGACGGCCGCCGCGTTCCCGGCAAGGAAGCGATGGCGGCGGCCGACATTCCGCGCCTGGTGCTGGGCGCGAAGGAAGGCCTGGCGCTCAACAACGGCGTACAAATCAGCGCGGCGCTGGGCGTACTGGCGCTGCTGGACGCGGAGCGCCTCGCCGATCTCGCCGACCTGGCCGTGGCGATGACGGTCGAGGCGGTGCGCGGGGTGGCCGACGCCTACCAGCCGGCGGTGCATCGCCAGCGGCCCTTCGCGGGCCAGGCGGTGAGCGCGGCGCGCATCCTGGCCCATCTCGCGGGCTCCTCGCTGGTCGGTTCCGACCCGCAACGGATCCAGGACGGCTATTCGCTGCGCTGCGCCCCGCAAGTGCACGGCGCGGTCCGCGACGCTCTGGCGCGCGTCCGCGAAACGCTGACGGTCGAGATCAACAGCGCGACCGACAATCCGCTGGTGCTGGTCGAGCCCGACGGCGCGGCGGTGGTCAGCGCGGGCCAGTTCCACGGCGAGCCGGTGGCGCTGGCCGCCGACGCCCTGAAGGTCGCGCTGGCGGAACTGGCGGGGATCAGCGAACGGCGCGTGTTCCGGCTGTTGACCAAGGCCTTGAGCTTCGGTTTGCCGCCGCTCCTGGCGCCGCCCGACCGGCCGGGCCTCGGCCTGATGGCGTTGCAATTCACCGCGGCCGGCCTGGTGGCCGAGAGCAAGCACATCGCACACCCTTCGTCGGTGGACAACATTCCCACCTGCGAGGATCAGGAAGATCACGTCAGCATGAGCCCGATCGCCGCCCGCGGGGCGCGCCGCATCGTCGCGAACACTGCTTACGTGCTGGCCTGCGAAATGTTGTGCGCCTCCTCGGCGCTGGCGCTGCGCCGCGATCGCGAAGCCGCGAACCTGGGCGCGGGGACGGCGCGCGCGGTGGCGTTGTGCCGCGAGCCGCTGGCCTGGCATGCCGCTGGGTCGCCGCCGGGCCGCTGCCTGGAGGAGGTCTGCCGCTTGATTCACGCCGGGGCGTTCGACGCGCCGCTTTTGGAGGCGGGCGCATGAGCCGGGTCGTGGCGATCGTCGGCGGCCGGTTGCAGCCGGAGGACGTGGTCGCGGTCGCCCGCGAGGGCGCCAAGGTCTTTCTGTCGCCGGCGGGCGAAAAGCGGTTGGCAGCGGGCGCGGCGCGGCTGGCGCAAGTCGAGGCGGGGACCGGCCCGGTGCCGTTGTGGAAGTTGGCCGATCTGACCGATGACGCGGAACGACCCGCGCCGGCGGATCTCACGGCGCTGGCCCGGCACGTGATCCTCGACCACGCCGTCGCGGTGGGCCGGCCGTTGCCGACCGAACTCGTGCGCGCGGCCATGCTGGTGCGCGCCGACGTTTTCGCGCAGGGTTACAGCGGCGTCCGGCCGGAACTGGCCGAGCGCCTGGTGGACATGCTCAACCGGGAAGTGCATCCGATCGTGCCGGCGCACGGCCATTTTTCCGTGGCCGGCGACGTGGCGCCGCTCGCGCACCTGGCCCTGGTGCTGTGCGCCGGAAGCGACGATTACAGCGGCTCCGGGCAGGCGGCCCTCGGCTGGCACGAGGCCGGCGCGCCGATCCTGCCGGGCGGCGAGGCGATGCGCGCCGCGCGGCTCGAACCCGTGCGGCCGAATTTGAAAGAAGCCTTTTCGTTGATCGTCGGCCACAGCTTCGCCGCCGGTTGGGCGGCGCTGCTGATCGAGGAAGCCTGGCGTCTCTGGCGACTGGCCGTGGCCGCCAGCGCGTTGACGTGCGAGGCCCTTTTGGCTAACACCGCCGCGTTCGATCCGCGCCTGCTCGGACTCGGGCCGGGTCGCGAGTGGATCGTCCGCGTCGGCGAACGGCTGCACGGCTGGACCGCCGGTTCGCGCATGGCCGGCAACCGCCAGCGCGCCGACGCGTTTTCGATCCGCTGCATCCCCCAGGTGCTCGGGGCGGTCGCTGGCGTGCTCGACCGCGTCGGGCAGGCGATCGGCGAGGAACTGGGCCTGGCGAGCGACAATCCGGTCCTCATCGACGATCCGGAAGGGCCGCGCTGTCTGGACGGCGGCAATTTCCACGGCGCGCGGCTGTCGCTGGCGGTCGACAACCTGCGCCTGGCGATGGCCGAAATCGGGTCGCTGGCCGAGCGCCACGCGTTTCTGCTCACCAACGGCAGCCGCAACTCCGGCCTGCCCAGCTTCCTGATCCGCCGCCACGGCCTGAACAGCGGCTTCATGCTCGCCCAGTACACGGCCGCGGCGCTGGTCAGCGAAAACAAGGCGCTGGCCTTGCCCTATGCGACCGACTCGATTCCGAGCGTGCAGGATTACGAGGACCACGCGGGCCTGTCCTTGCACTCCACCGCGGTGACCGACAAGCTGCTGACGAACGTCCGGCGCGTGCTGGCGATCGAATTTCTGCTGGCCGCGCAGGGCGTCGAGCTGCGCCTCGAGGAAGGCAAGCAGGCCGGTCGGCGAACCTTGCGGTTGCACGACGAAATCCGCCGGACGATTCCGGTTTGGGAAGACGACACGGTATTGTCGCGGCGGATCGAGCAGGCCGACGCCCTGTGCCGGCCCGGCGGCGGGCTCGACCGCCTGGCCCGCGAAACGAGGGAGAACGACCATGACGACGAATAAAAAGGTGAAGCCCGCCCAACCCGGCGGGTTCAACGATTACGGCCCGGCGGCGATGATCGCGCGCGGCCGGATGATCGACACGATCCGCCGTGTGTACGAGTTGTACGGCTTCCAGCCGCTCGACACGCCGTGCGTCGAGTTCTCCGAGGTGCTGCTCGGCGACGGCGGCGAGACCGAAAAGGAAATCTTCCGGCTGACCGGTCCCGAGGAGGACAAGGAACTGGCGCTGCGCTTCGACCTGACCGTGGCGCTGTCGCGCTACGTGGCGGCGAACACCGACCTGCTCATGCCGTTCAAGCGCTACCAGGTCGGCAACGTGTTCCGCGGCGAGAAGCCGCAGGCCGGCCGCTTCCGCCAGTTTCTGCAGGTGGACGCCGACGTCGTGGGCGCCAAGACCGGCCTGGCCGACGCCGAGATCATCGCCGTGACCGCCGCCGCGATGGCGGGTCTGGGCATCGAGCGCTTCGTCGTGCGGATCAACGACCGCAAGATTCACGACGGCCTCGCCGCCGCGGTGGGGATCGACGCGCGCGGGCCGCTGACGCGCGGCGAAATGGTCAACGAACTGCTGCGGGTGCTCGACAAACTGGAAAAGATCGGCCGCCCGGGCGTGCGCGCCGAATTGATGAAAAAACCCGAATACGAGGCCGACCGCGCCTTGCACCTGTCCGCCGAGCAGGTCGCGCTGGTCGAGCGCTTTCTGGACATCGCCGGCGACAACGGCGAAAAATTGGCCCGCGCCGAAGCCCTGGTGCGCGGCGAAACCGGTGCGGCGGGCATCGCCGAACTGCGCGAGATTCTCGCCGACCTGCGGGCGCTGGGCTGGGACGAGCGCGTCGAGGTCGACCTGACCGTCGCGCGCGGCCTCGAATATTACACCGGCCCCGTGCTCGAAACGCGTCTTTTAGACCTGCCGGAGATCGGCTCGGTGGCCAGCGGCGGCCGCTACGACGAAATGATCGGTCGCTTCCACGCCAACGCGATCCCGGCCGTCGGCACCAGCATCGGCTTGGACCGGCTGTTCGACGCGCTGCAACGGCTGCAACTGGTGACCACCGTCGAAAGCGAGGTCGACGCGCTGATCATCGTCTTCGACGCAAAGTACACCGCGACCTACCTCGACTACCTGCGGCGCCTGCGCGCGGCGGGCATCTCGGCCGAGATCTACCTGGGCAGCGACAGCGGCTTCAAGGCGCAGATGCGCTACGGCCTGCGCAAGGGCGTGAAGCACCTGGTGATCTGCGGCGAAGACGAGATCGCCCAGGGCGGGGTGCAGGTGAAAAACCTCGCGACCCGCAACCAGGAATTCGTGCCGGCCGAGCGATTGCTCGCTTACCTCCGCCAACCCGCCGTTTCGGCCTGATTCGCCGGCAAGGGAACGACATGCCCGTCGATTATCACATTCATACGGCGCTGTGCGGCCACGCGGCCGACGAAATGGAAGAGTACGTGGAACAGGCCTTGCGCCTGGGTTTGACCGAAATGGGTTTCGCCGACCACCTGCCGATGGAAGTCTGGGGCCAGGCCGATCCCTGTCTGACGATGTCGCTGGCCGATATGGAAATCTACCGGCGGCGCGTCGCGGATTTGCAGGCGCGCTATCAAGGGCGGATTCGCATCCGCTTCGGGCTGGAGGCCGATTACGTGCCGGGAAAGGAGCGGGTCATCGAGGATTTTCTGCGCCGCTACGATTTTGATTACGTGATCGGCTCGGTGCATTTTCTCGGCGCCGACGAGGTCGACTTCAGCCGCGACCACGCCCCCTGGACGACGCATCCGGTGGATGAAATCTTTACCGGCTACTTCGCGACGCTGCGCGATTGCGCGGCCTGCGGCCTCTTCGATTTTCTCGGCCACCCCGACCTGGTGAAGAAGTTCGGCCATCGCCCGAGCTTCGCGCTGGACGACTGGTATGACCGCATCGCCACCGTTTGCGCGGCGCACGGCATCGCCGCCGAGATCAACACCAGCGGCCTGCACCGGCCGGTCGGCGAGCCGTACCCGCACGAGGATTTCGTCCGCGCTTTCGTGCGCCACGGCGTGCCGATGCCGATCAACAGCGACGCGCACCTGCCTCAGGAAGTCGGCCGCGATCGCGCGGCGGCGGAAGCGTTGGCGCGGCGGGCCGGCCTGCGGCGGACGCCGCTCTACGAAAAACGCCGCCTCGTCGGCTGGGACGAACTGCCGGTCGGCGAATAAACCCCGAGCGAATTTGATTTCACTTTTTTCCCGCCGTCCGCGTCTCGGCCGGATTTTTACCCTTCGGGTTGATTCGCGATTCGCCTTTTTACTCCGCTCGTTCGCCCAGCAGCCGCAGACCGTTGGCGATCACCAGCAGCGAAGCGCCCATGTCGGCGAAGACGGCCATCCACAGCGTCGCGACGCCGCCGAGCGCCAGCAGGAAGAAGACCAGTTTGATGCCCAGCGCCAGGGCGATGTTGGCCCGCAGGCGGCCCATGCTCCGCCGGGCGAGGCGAAAGAGAAAGGCGAGCTTGCCCAGATCGTTCGCCAGCAGGGCGACATCGGCGGTTTCCAGCGCCTGGTCGGCACCCCGGCCCATGGCGACGCCCAGGTCGGCGGCGGCCAGGGCGGGCGCGTCGTTGACGCCGTCGCCCACCATCGCCGTCGCGCCGTAACGAGCCTGCAACTCCTTCACGGCGGCCACCTTCTGGGCGGGCAGCAACTCGGCGCGCAAACCGTCGAGCGGCAGCCGCCGGGAAACGAGCCGCGCCACGGCCTCGTTGTCGCCGGTCAGCATGCACAGGTGCGCGATGCCCGCGTCCTTGACCTCCCGCAAGCGGTGCGGCGCTTCCTCGCGCAGCGGATCTTCCAGGACGATGACCCCCTGCGGCGCGCCGTCGTAGCCGACGAACACCAGGCTGCCCGCGCCGTTTTCCAACCGCGTGGCCTGCTCGTGCAGGGTGCGCGAACACAATTCGCGCTCGTGAAAGAGGTGGTGATTGCCGACGAACACCCGCCGCTGCTCGACCAGGCCGGTGGCGCCCAGGCCGGGCAGAAGCCGCACGTCGCGCGCCTCGGGAATCGCCAGGTCCGCGGCTTGCGCCCGGCCGACGATGGCCGCCGCCAGCACGTGTCCGGCGTGCTTTTCCACCGCCGCCGCCAGACGCAGCAGTTGTTGGGGGTCGATGCCGTCGAGCGCCACCACGTCGACCACCGCCGGTTGGCCGTGGGTCAGCGTGCCGGTCTTGTCGAACGCCACGGCGCGGATCCGCGCGGCTTTTTCGAGCGCGACGCCGCCCTTGATCAGCACGCCGGCGCGCGCCGCCGCGGCCAGACCGGAGACCAGCGTGATCGGCGTCGAGATGACCAGCGCGCACGGACAGCCGATGAGCAGCACCACCAGGCCGCGGTAGAACCACTCGTGGAACGGCTGGCCGAAGGCGAGCGTCGGCACGGCGACGATCGCCGCCGCCAGCGCGATCACCACCAGTGTATAAATCCGCGCGAAGGCGTCGATGAACCGCTGGGCCGGCGCTTTGGCGGCTTGGGCGTCGCGCACCAGGCCGATGATCCGGGCGAGGGTCGATTGCGACGCCGGGCGCGTGGCGCGAATCACCAACACCCCTTCGCCGTTGATCGATCCGGCGAACACCTCGTCCCCCGCCGCTTTGACGACCGGCAACGATTCGCCGGTCACCGGCGCCTGGTTGACCCCGCTTTGCCCCTGCTCCACCACGCCGTCCAAGCCGAAGCGCTCGCCGGGTCGCACGACGATGCGCGCCCCCGCCGGAACGCGCTCCGGCGAGACGCGCCGCTCGGTTTCGCCGTCGAGCCAGGTCACCTCGTCCGGCGCCAGCGTCAGTAGCGAGGCGACCGCCCGCTGCGCGCGGTTCATGCTGTAGGATTCGATCAACTCGGCCAGCGCGAACAGAAAAATCACCATCGCGCCTTCCGACCATTCGCCCAGGGCGATCGCGCCGGCCACCGCCAGGGTCATCAGGACGTTCATGTCCGCCCGTCGGGCGCGCAACGCCGCCCAGGTCTTGCGCACGGTCAGGGCGCCGCCCAGCACGATGCCGGCGAGAAACAGCGCCTCGACGACCAAAAGCGGTGCGCCCAGCCGGCCCAGCAGGGTCGCCGCCAGCCAGGCCAGACCCGAAGCGCCCGCCAGCAGGTGGCCGCGCCGGCGCTTCCAGAAAGTCCGTTCAACCTTTTCACCGGCCAGCGTCGTCTGGTGGCCGAATCCGGCGATCGTCGCCTGCAACTTCGACGCGTCGACGGCGCGCGGGTCGTAGCGAACCGTCAGGCGGCTGTCGAGCAGACGGTACGATTGCGCTTGCACGCCGGGCAGCGCCGCCACCGCGTCGAGGATCGATTGCGTGCAGTCCGGGCAGCTCAGGTCATGGATGATCAATTCCACTTCGCGGGTGGTCGGAGCGGGCATGGCTTACCTCGCGGTGTTGAGCCCGGCGGAATTTTCCCGCACGTGCGCCAGGCCGTCGCGGAACAGGTGCTCGATATGCTCGTCATCCAACGAATAGAGGGCGAGTTTGCCGTCACGCCGGTACTTGACCAGGTTCATCGTGCGCAGCAACCGCAATTGCTGCGAGACGTTGGATTCGCGGGCGCCGAGCAGGCGGCTCAGGTCGCCGACGCAAAGCTCGGTGCGTGACAGGACATAGAGGATTTTCAAGCGCAGGGGGTCGCCCAGAACCTTGAAAGTCTCGGCCAGGCGTTGAAAAACCGGTTCGTCGGCGAGAAATGGGGTCAGATTCACGGCGGCGGTTCGATCGCCGAAGCGGAGATCCTGGGGCTGAGTCATGTTACAATCCTTTTTCATATGAAAAGGTATTGAAAACTATATATAGTTTAGACGTGACGTTCAGGTTGTCAAGAGCCATTGCGGAACATAGGGGGAGATAGACGGGAAAAGATCAGGACAAGCGGAGTTGGCCGTTGATGCGATGGCGTGCGGCAAAGATTTCTTCTCGGTCCTGATCGGTTTCAGCCAATGCTTCCGCCTCGCGGAACAAAGGTTCCGCGTGTTCGTGGTCGTTCCACAAATCGAGGTAAATCCGGGCGTAAAAGAGCAAATCAGGCAGGCGAAAAAATTTGGTTTCGGAAAGGTTGGCGTAACCTTTTTCCAGACAGGCGCGGGCGCGTGGTTCATCGCCGAAAAACTCTTGCCAATCCTTGGCCAGCAGCCCTAAATCGGCATTCGTCAGGGTTGCGGTTGCCTCGATTAAAACCCGCCGCGCTTCGTCGGGACGATTGATTTTCATCCAGGCCGTGACGATCAAGTCCCAATTCATTCCCGCGTGAAACCAGTCATGTCGAGCCCGCTGCTCGGCTTCGAGAATGCCTTCGACGGCCAAATCCCGATCACCGAGGGTACTCAGAACTTCCTTGGCCCATTCCAGGTAATGCCAAGGTGGACGGCAGCTTCCGTCGTGCGGTTTGGCGGCAATCAGCAATTCCCGCGCGCCTGATTGGTCGCCGGTTTCGATCAACCAGTGCCAGGCCAAATCATACAATTCCTCGCGGGAACGAAAACCCGAGGCGCAACCGCG
This genomic interval from Myxococcales bacterium contains the following:
- a CDS encoding histidine ammonia-lyase; the encoded protein is RAAVERIARDGDRHVYGINTGFGSLKDVAIGSADLARLQRNLLMSHSAGVGEPLPVEVVRAAMLLRANALARGASGVRPVVVETLLAMLARGVHPCIPAQGSVGASGDLAPLSHMALVLSRPPDGEDDPAELSGETIAADGRRVPGKEAMAAADIPRLVLGAKEGLALNNGVQISAALGVLALLDAERLADLADLAVAMTVEAVRGVADAYQPAVHRQRPFAGQAVSAARILAHLAGSSLVGSDPQRIQDGYSLRCAPQVHGAVRDALARVRETLTVEINSATDNPLVLVEPDGAAVVSAGQFHGEPVALAADALKVALAELAGISERRVFRLLTKALSFGLPPLLAPPDRPGLGLMALQFTAAGLVAESKHIAHPSSVDNIPTCEDQEDHVSMSPIAARGARRIVANTAYVLACEMLCASSALALRRDREAANLGAGTARAVALCREPLAWHAAGSPPGRCLEEVCRLIHAGAFDAPLLEAGA
- a CDS encoding aromatic amino acid lyase, yielding MSRVVAIVGGRLQPEDVVAVAREGAKVFLSPAGEKRLAAGAARLAQVEAGTGPVPLWKLADLTDDAERPAPADLTALARHVILDHAVAVGRPLPTELVRAAMLVRADVFAQGYSGVRPELAERLVDMLNREVHPIVPAHGHFSVAGDVAPLAHLALVLCAGSDDYSGSGQAALGWHEAGAPILPGGEAMRAARLEPVRPNLKEAFSLIVGHSFAAGWAALLIEEAWRLWRLAVAASALTCEALLANTAAFDPRLLGLGPGREWIVRVGERLHGWTAGSRMAGNRQRADAFSIRCIPQVLGAVAGVLDRVGQAIGEELGLASDNPVLIDDPEGPRCLDGGNFHGARLSLAVDNLRLAMAEIGSLAERHAFLLTNGSRNSGLPSFLIRRHGLNSGFMLAQYTAAALVSENKALALPYATDSIPSVQDYEDHAGLSLHSTAVTDKLLTNVRRVLAIEFLLAAQGVELRLEEGKQAGRRTLRLHDEIRRTIPVWEDDTVLSRRIEQADALCRPGGGLDRLARETRENDHDDE
- the hisS gene encoding histidine--tRNA ligase, which codes for MTTNKKVKPAQPGGFNDYGPAAMIARGRMIDTIRRVYELYGFQPLDTPCVEFSEVLLGDGGETEKEIFRLTGPEEDKELALRFDLTVALSRYVAANTDLLMPFKRYQVGNVFRGEKPQAGRFRQFLQVDADVVGAKTGLADAEIIAVTAAAMAGLGIERFVVRINDRKIHDGLAAAVGIDARGPLTRGEMVNELLRVLDKLEKIGRPGVRAELMKKPEYEADRALHLSAEQVALVERFLDIAGDNGEKLARAEALVRGETGAAGIAELREILADLRALGWDERVEVDLTVARGLEYYTGPVLETRLLDLPEIGSVASGGRYDEMIGRFHANAIPAVGTSIGLDRLFDALQRLQLVTTVESEVDALIIVFDAKYTATYLDYLRRLRAAGISAEIYLGSDSGFKAQMRYGLRKGVKHLVICGEDEIAQGGVQVKNLATRNQEFVPAERLLAYLRQPAVSA
- a CDS encoding histidinol-phosphatase — protein: MPVDYHIHTALCGHAADEMEEYVEQALRLGLTEMGFADHLPMEVWGQADPCLTMSLADMEIYRRRVADLQARYQGRIRIRFGLEADYVPGKERVIEDFLRRYDFDYVIGSVHFLGADEVDFSRDHAPWTTHPVDEIFTGYFATLRDCAACGLFDFLGHPDLVKKFGHRPSFALDDWYDRIATVCAAHGIAAEINTSGLHRPVGEPYPHEDFVRAFVRHGVPMPINSDAHLPQEVGRDRAAAEALARRAGLRRTPLYEKRRLVGWDELPVGE
- a CDS encoding heavy metal translocating P-type ATPase; the encoded protein is MPAPTTREVELIIHDLSCPDCTQSILDAVAALPGVQAQSYRLLDSRLTVRYDPRAVDASKLQATIAGFGHQTTLAGEKVERTFWKRRRGHLLAGASGLAWLAATLLGRLGAPLLVVEALFLAGIVLGGALTVRKTWAALRARRADMNVLMTLAVAGAIALGEWSEGAMVIFLFALAELIESYSMNRAQRAVASLLTLAPDEVTWLDGETERRVSPERVPAGARIVVRPGERFGLDGVVEQGQSGVNQAPVTGESLPVVKAAGDEVFAGSINGEGVLVIRATRPASQSTLARIIGLVRDAQAAKAPAQRFIDAFARIYTLVVIALAAAIVAVPTLAFGQPFHEWFYRGLVVLLIGCPCALVISTPITLVSGLAAAARAGVLIKGGVALEKAARIRAVAFDKTGTLTHGQPAVVDVVALDGIDPQQLLRLAAAVEKHAGHVLAAAIVGRAQAADLAIPEARDVRLLPGLGATGLVEQRRVFVGNHHLFHERELCSRTLHEQATRLENGAGSLVFVGYDGAPQGVIVLEDPLREEAPHRLREVKDAGIAHLCMLTGDNEAVARLVSRRLPLDGLRAELLPAQKVAAVKELQARYGATAMVGDGVNDAPALAAADLGVAMGRGADQALETADVALLANDLGKLAFLFRLARRSMGRLRANIALALGIKLVFFLLALGGVATLWMAVFADMGASLLVIANGLRLLGERAE
- a CDS encoding helix-turn-helix transcriptional regulator, whose protein sequence is MTQPQDLRFGDRTAAVNLTPFLADEPVFQRLAETFKVLGDPLRLKILYVLSRTELCVGDLSRLLGARESNVSQQLRLLRTMNLVKYRRDGKLALYSLDDEHIEHLFRDGLAHVRENSAGLNTAR